A stretch of Vigna angularis cultivar LongXiaoDou No.4 chromosome 4, ASM1680809v1, whole genome shotgun sequence DNA encodes these proteins:
- the LOC108331881 gene encoding two-component response regulator-like APRR1, with product MESGEEINLNIESGGGNNGKSGDGFIDRSKVRILLCDNDSRSSQEVFTLLLRCSYQVTLVKSPRQVIDALNAEGQHIDIILAELDLPTKKGMKMLKYIARDKEFRRIPVIMMSAQDEVSVVVKCLRLGAADYLVKPLRTNELLNLWTHMWRRRRMLGLVEKNILNYEFDLVASDPSDANTNSTTLFSDDTDDKSKRSNNPEVGLSVQQEQESTIAAVEKPLDAHASEHGPEVDGFHDHRTAHFSSGPKKSELRIGESSAFFTYVKASILKSNFEGVVNVDNHGAAHVRMEVMHQACAQQGVNDLQTRENGETCESQSQDDLPSSSSIPDSLSMERSCTPPASVEVSPQKHKEANFHQGVMHPRNGTHCSEHEVSGMSSQHTYPYYISGVVNHVMMPSSAQMYHQKNMQDLQNHPSAAMIAQYSHLPQGGPHGPGMTSFPYYPMSICLQPGQVSQPHSWPSFGSSSSSEAKLSKVDRREAALMKFRQKRKERCFDKKIRYVNRKRLAERRPRVRGQFVRKLNSANVDLNGQPASIDYDEDDEEDEDDQGARDSSPEDA from the exons ATGGAGTCTGGTGAGGAGATTAATTTGAATATAGAAAGTGGTGGTGGAAATAATGGGAAGAGTGGTGATGGGTTCATTGATAGAAGTAAGGTGCGGATTTTGTTGTGCGATAACGATTCCAGGAGTTCTCAAGAGGTCTTCACGCTTCTTTTGAGGTGTTCTTATCAGG TGACTTTAGTAAAGTCGCCGAGACAGGTAATTGACGCGCTGAATGCAGAGGGGCAACATATAGATATCATACTGGCTGAACTTGACCTTCCAACAAAGAAGGGCATGAAGATGTTGAAGTACATAGCACGGGATAAAGAGTTTCGCAGAATCCCTGTTATAA tGATGTCCGCACAAGATGAGGTATCCGTTGTTGTTAAGTGCTTGAGACTTGGAGCTGCTGACTATCTAGTAAAGCCCTTACGTACTAATGAACTATTAAATTTGTGGACGCACATGTGGAGACGGAGGCGCATG CTTGGACTTGTAGAGAAGAACATCTTGAATTATGAGTTTGATCTTGTAGCATCAGATCCCAGTGATGCCAATACAAACAGTACCACCTTGTTCTCTGATGACACAGATGACAAGTCCAAGAGAAGCAACAATCCAGAGGTGGGATTGTCAGTCCAACAAGAGCAAGAG tCTACTATTGCTGCTGTTGAGAAACCTCTAGATGCTCATGCATCAGAACACGGGCCTGAAGTTGATGGATTTCATGATCATCGAACAG CACATTTTTCATCTGGTCCGAAGAAGAGTGAACTAAGGATAGGGGAGTCATCAGCCTTTTTCACGTATGTCAAAGCATCTATACTGAAGAGCAATTTTGAAGGGGTTGTTAACGTAGACAACCATGGTGCTGCACATGTGAGGATGGAAGTTATGCATCAAGCATGTGCTCAACAAGGGGTTAATGACCTTCAAACACGTGAAAATGGAGAGACTTGTGAAAGTCAATCGCAAGATGACTTACCAAGCAGCAGTAGTATACCTGATTCTCTCTCTATGGAAAGGTCTTGTACTCCGCCTGCATCAGTGGAAGTTTCCCCGCAAAAGCACAAGGAAGCAAATTTCCATCAGGGTGTGATGCATCCAAGAAATGGGACTCATTGTTCTGAGCATGAAGTATCTGGCATGTCTTCCCAACATACTTATCCATATTATATTTCAGGAGTTGTTAATCATGTCATGATGCCTTCGTCTGCACAAATGTATCACCAGAAGAATATGCAGGACCTACAGAATCATCCTAGTGCAGCTATGATTGCTCAATACAGTCATCTTCCCCAAGGTGGTCCTCACGGACCAGGGATGACATCTTTCCCATACTACCCAATGAGTATATGCTTACAACCTGGTCAGGTTTCTCAACCCCATTCATGGCCATCATTTGGCAGCTCAAGTTCATCAGAAGCAAAATTAAGTAAAGTTGACAGGAGAGAAGCAGCACTGATGAAGTTCAGACAGAAAAGGAAAGAGCGCTGCTTTGACAAGAAAATTAGGTATGTTAACCGGAAACGACTTGCTGAAAGACGGCCTCGAGTGAGGGGACAGTTTGTCAGAAAATTAAACAGTGCCAATGTTGATCTCAATGGACAGCCTGCATCAATTGActatgatgaagatgatgaagaggatgaagatgacCAGGGAGCAAGAGATTCTTCTCCTGAGGATGCTTGA
- the LOC108330879 gene encoding vesicle transport v-SNARE 13 isoform X6, translating to MEIRKMDLEARSLQPSMKTTLLAKLREYKTDLTNLKTEVKRVTTSNVSFAARDDLLESGSADTLAVSNDQKGRLLMSTERLNQSSDRIKDSRKTMLETEELGVSILQDLHLQRQSLLHAHKTLNGVDDNISKSKKILSAMSRRMSRNRWIVGSLLTAMVVAVIIILYFSNGSH from the exons ATTCGGAAAATGGACCTTGAGGCTAGGAGTTTGCAGCCTAGTATGAAGACAACTCTTCTTGCCAAGTTAAGGGAATACAAAACTGATTTAACCAATTTGAAGACCGAAGTTAAGAGAGTTACAACATCTAATGTCAGTTTCGCTGCTAGAGATGACTTGTTGGAATCAGGAAGTGCTGATACACTGGCG GTATCAAATGATCAAAAGGGAAGACTTCTGATGTCTACTGAAAGACTTAATCAGTCTTCTGATAGAATAAAGGATAGCAGAAAAACAATGCTGGAGACTGAGGAGCTTGGTGTCTCTATCCTCCAAGATTTGCATCTACAGCGACAATCCCTACTCCATGCCCATAAGACA CTCAATGGGGTGGATGATAACATCAGCAAAAGCAAGAAGATTTTGTCAGCCATGTCAAGAAGGATGAGCAGGAACAGATGGATTGTAGGCTCCTTATTGACAGCTATGGTCGTTGCagttataatcattttatatttcagCAACGGTTCTcattaa
- the LOC108330879 gene encoding vesicle transport v-SNARE 13 isoform X7, which translates to MDLEARSLQPSMKTTLLAKLREYKTDLTNLKTEVKRVTTSNVSFAARDDLLESGSADTLAVSNDQKGRLLMSTERLNQSSDRIKDSRKTMLETEELGVSILQDLHLQRQSLLHAHKTLNGVDDNISKSKKILSAMSRRMSRNRWIVGSLLTAMVVAVIIILYFSNGSH; encoded by the exons ATGGACCTTGAGGCTAGGAGTTTGCAGCCTAGTATGAAGACAACTCTTCTTGCCAAGTTAAGGGAATACAAAACTGATTTAACCAATTTGAAGACCGAAGTTAAGAGAGTTACAACATCTAATGTCAGTTTCGCTGCTAGAGATGACTTGTTGGAATCAGGAAGTGCTGATACACTGGCG GTATCAAATGATCAAAAGGGAAGACTTCTGATGTCTACTGAAAGACTTAATCAGTCTTCTGATAGAATAAAGGATAGCAGAAAAACAATGCTGGAGACTGAGGAGCTTGGTGTCTCTATCCTCCAAGATTTGCATCTACAGCGACAATCCCTACTCCATGCCCATAAGACA CTCAATGGGGTGGATGATAACATCAGCAAAAGCAAGAAGATTTTGTCAGCCATGTCAAGAAGGATGAGCAGGAACAGATGGATTGTAGGCTCCTTATTGACAGCTATGGTCGTTGCagttataatcattttatatttcagCAACGGTTCTcattaa